In one window of Primulina tabacum isolate GXHZ01 chromosome 8, ASM2559414v2, whole genome shotgun sequence DNA:
- the LOC142552500 gene encoding uncharacterized protein LOC142552500 produces the protein MRDVVGARIVARLTGAFASLSINRYASAVVLELMKQYKEEYIPQIANEIISSPDFSRVLRDPYGKCVLEYAKQYSTETICEILNHQISLHSDHTHSRHRHGKKVLPKRKRQRNDHREI, from the exons ATGCGGGATGTGGTTGGAGCTAGGATAGTAGCTCGACTGACGGGTGCTTTCGCTTCGCTGTCGATCAACAGATATGCATCCGCGGTAGTATTGGAATTGATGAAGCAATACAAAGAAGAATACATACCTCAAATCGCCAATGAGATAATAAGCAGTCCTGATTTCTCCAGAGTCCTACGAGATCCATATGGCAAATGTGTTCTGGAATACGCCAAGCAATACTCTACG GAAACCATTTGCGAGATTTTGAATCACCAGATCTCCCTACACTCTGATCACACGCATAGTCGTCATCGCCACGGAAAGAAGGTGCTTCCTAAAAGGAAAAGGCAGAGGAATGATCATCGAGAAATATGA